One Leptotrichia sp. oral taxon 215 str. W9775 genomic window, TTAAAATATGTGAAGCTTCCACCATCGAAGACATTTTTTGCTTTATTATTTCATATGAATTTAGAGGTCTTTTAGAAAATGTTGCAAAACCGCAGTCAGGATTTAGCCATATTTTTTCAGGCGGAAGAAAATCCAGAACTTTTTCAGTTGCTTTTACTATCTGTTCAGGAGTTTCCACAATTGTATTTCTAGGATTTAGACATCCAAATCCAAGCATTATCTTTTTATCCAGAAAATTATTTGAAAAAAGCTGTTTTACTTCACCTGCACGGGATGTTGAAAATTCAAGCGCCAGCATATCCACATCCAGCGAATCAAAAAACTGCCCAAGCCTGTCATAGGCTCCTTCCAGCAACACAGTTTCATCGCAAGTCCAGTTTCCACGGCATACATGCATTGCCCCCAGTACATTTTCATGTTTACGGAGCTCTGCAAATACAGGAGCAAGCAACTCATTTACAAATTTAAGTTCTCGATCAACCTTGATCTTCTCTGACAGGGCACCTCAGTAAAACGAATTATCCCCTTTTTTCCTTGCAAAAACAACTTCCGATAAAATCGGCTCATCAATCTGAATAATACCTGCTCCCATCTCAACTAGCCGTCTTATTTCATTAATTAGAAGCTTTACTACATCATTTCCAAGCTCTTTACGGTCACTATATACTCTCCCTGTAATTTCCTTCATCCACATGGAACGTGTTAACAGATATGGACTTGGCAATGTCATTTTAAAAGGTTTTTTTGAAAATTTTTTTATCATATCAACTTCTTCTGTATTGAGCTCTATATCTGTAGAAATTCTGTCTACACACACAGGACTGTTCATTGTATTGTCTGCCGCATCCATTTCCTCAAGACTTTTATTGAATTCTTCCGTATTTCCTGTAATTTCCTTTATATCTTCCATTGTCATAAGCTTTACTCCAGGAACGTGTTCTGCAATATAACTCATATAGTTATCTCTCGCCAATTCCCCACTTACAACCACATCAATTCCTACTTCTTCAGACATTTGAATAATCTTTTCTGTTTCTAAATATACTTTTTCCTTATATTCCTCAGCATATTTATCATCTTTTATGCTTTTTTCTTTTAAATCAAGTAATTCTTTACTTCTTGGCATACTTCCCATTAAAGTGGTTGAAAATGGCTTAAATCTGTTATTATTCATGTCAGCCTCCTTTACTGATTTCATTTTATATAAATCTATCTTAATTTTACTACATCTTATATTTAAATTCAAAATTATATTTAATTTTTTCAATTTCTTTATATTTTTAAATAACAATAAGCAGACATTAGCTATCCATGCCTGCTTATATTTTTCAGTTATATTATTTTAAGGTTCGACAATTAAATTACTGTTAGTCAATATTTCAACAACTTCTGCCATTGTAGTTGTTCCACCTACTTCAAGGTGAGCAGTAAGTTCATAATAATCAACACAGATACCACATGAAAGTATTTTTACACCTTTTTTCTCAAGTTCCTTTAAGTCTTCAAGACAAGGTGACCCTTTAGTAGTAAGTTTAGCTCCTTCTCCATAAAAAATAATATGAGCAGGTAAATTTTCCCTTTGAGCAAGAGTATGAATAAATCCATTCATAAGATTATCAATCAGAGCCTGCTCTCCAATTCCCATTCCAGTTCCTTTAATTACAACATCATAAGTTTGTGCCATAATATATTCCTCCTATTTAAAATATATGTTATCAACTACTTTATAATTAAAGTTTATTATATTAATTTTATTTTAAAGATAATTATTAACTGGTATAATTCATTTCATTTTAGGTATAACACATAAAACTTTGATTGTCAAATTAGTATTGAAAATTCAAATATTGAATTAGTTTTTTATATGGCAGAAATCATTTCAATTATTGCATCTCCTAATTTTTTCAGTTATTCCAGCTATTTTCTATTTTTTTGTATTCTTTTACGTAGTAAGACCTCAAATAAATTTCCTTCATTACTTTTTTCCTCCTATTTTTTATGTAAATATGATTACTCAGATTCCAAAGATGTAGCATGTTCCTTCATTATAAAATCACTCTATTTTGAAGTTTTATTTTCCTGTTTTTGAGAAAAAGTGATTTTTTAACACAATTATTTTTTTTAATATGGAGTTTTTCTCCAACAAATAAATAGTACATCTAATTTTTAGCTTTTGTTAAGTTATTTTTTTCTCTATTTTTTTATATATATTGGGGTATTTTTTTAAATCTTAAAATTTTAAAAAATACTATTCCTAAAAATTCCCAATTGCAACATTACCATTATTCTGATACAATAAAAATCAATAAATTTAAAGGAGTTCCATACTATGACAAAAAAAGAAATTCGACAAAATATGATTTTACAGAGAAATCAGCTTTCAAAGGAAACTGTTCAAGAAAATAGTAATTCCATTATTGAAAATCTCCATACTTATATTCAGAAAGCTGAAAATATAATGATTTTTATGAATATGAAAAGTGAGGTTGAAATTACAAGGTTAATAGAACTTTATCCCAATAAAAAATTTTATATTCCAAAAACTTTTCCTGAAAGAAATATGAAAATCAATCTTTACAATAAAAGTGAGCTTGTTTTACATAAATTTGGATATTATGAATCTTCATCTGAAATTTTTTATGATGAAAAAATTCTTGATTTGATTATTGTTCCTGCAACAGCTTTTGATTATTCAAAAAATCGTCTTGGATTTGGCGGAGGGTATTACGATACTTTTTTAAGTAAAGTTATTTTTAATAATAAGACCAATAGAAAAAATCGCAACAAACCCTTAATTATAGGAGTATGTTACGATTTCCAGCTAGTTGATTTTATTCCTTCAGAATACCATGATGTAAAAATGGACTGTATCATTACTGAAAAGAATATTGTTATTTAAATTTTATTATTTTACTGATTTTTCTATGATTATTTCATTTTTATATGTATCTATTTTAGCATTGGCACCAATTGGAACGGTAATAAAAGGTCTTACATGTCCAGATTTAAACCCTTTTATTATCGGAATTTTCATGTCACCAAAGTTATCCAGAAAAACATCTTCCAGAGACATGTCATCCAATTCTGATCTTTTGGCACCTTTAAAATCTCCTAAAATAATACCTTTTAAATTTTTAAGCTTTCCAGCAAGTTTTAACTGTTTAAGCATTCTGTCCACCCTGTATGTAGCCTCATTTACTTCCTCTATAAATAA contains:
- a CDS encoding cobalamin-independent methionine synthase II family protein — protein: MNNNRFKPFSTTLMGSMPRSKELLDLKEKSIKDDKYAEEYKEKVYLETEKIIQMSEEVGIDVVVSGELARDNYMSYIAEHVPGVKLMTMEDIKEITGNTEEFNKSLEEMDAADNTMNSPVCVDRISTDIELNTEEVDMIKKFSKKPFKMTLPSPYLLTRSMWMKEITGRVYSDRKELGNDVVKLLINEIRRLVEMGAGIIQIDEPILSEVVFARKKGDNSFYUGALSEKIKVDRELKFVNELLAPVFAELRKHENVLGAMHVCRGNWTCDETVLLEGAYDRLGQFFDSLDVDMLALEFSTSRAGEVKQLFSNNFLDKKIMLGFGCLNPRNTIVETPEQIVKATEKVLDFLPPEKIWLNPDCGFATFSKRPLNSYEIIKQKMSSMVEASHILRERYCK
- the yedF gene encoding sulfurtransferase-like selenium metabolism protein YedF; translation: MAQTYDVVIKGTGMGIGEQALIDNLMNGFIHTLAQRENLPAHIIFYGEGAKLTTKGSPCLEDLKELEKKGVKILSCGICVDYYELTAHLEVGGTTTMAEVVEILTNSNLIVEP
- a CDS encoding 5-formyltetrahydrofolate cyclo-ligase; amino-acid sequence: MTKKEIRQNMILQRNQLSKETVQENSNSIIENLHTYIQKAENIMIFMNMKSEVEITRLIELYPNKKFYIPKTFPERNMKINLYNKSELVLHKFGYYESSSEIFYDEKILDLIIVPATAFDYSKNRLGFGGGYYDTFLSKVIFNNKTNRKNRNKPLIIGVCYDFQLVDFIPSEYHDVKMDCIITEKNIVI